In a single window of the Streptomyces sp. HUAS ZL42 genome:
- a CDS encoding NAD(P)/FAD-dependent oxidoreductase — MSDLRRIAVVGAGLAAVSACDALRAQGYDGELVVYSAEHGLPYDRPPLSKDALLGKARREDVLLRPERWYEEQRVDLREGAQVRAIRPDQGGIELGDGCVTVADRIVLATGGTPRALPVPGGDDPAVHLLRTWEDAERLRERLLPGARVAVVGAGLIGAETAAVALALGCQVTLVDPVPVPLTAVVGDTVARALHDRHTAEGIKVITAGVERIERRPGGVLLHLAGSGGVVAADTVVVGIGIRPATELAEAAGLAVDNGIVVQDGQRTSHPNVFAVGDVARLDGHRVRHEHWEAAQQGGEAAAHGILGRPVPQLGASWFWSDRHGSRLEAVGTMAAAERTVRRGSPDGGAFTVFGLRGDRVVAAAAIDRGRDIKGARRLIDRGVAVDAERLADESVDLRVLLR, encoded by the coding sequence GGGCTACGACGGGGAGCTGGTGGTGTACTCCGCCGAGCACGGGCTGCCGTACGACCGTCCGCCGCTGAGCAAGGACGCACTGCTGGGCAAGGCCCGGCGCGAGGACGTCCTGCTTCGTCCGGAGCGGTGGTACGAGGAGCAGCGCGTCGATCTGCGCGAGGGCGCCCAGGTGCGGGCGATCCGCCCGGACCAGGGCGGGATCGAGCTTGGCGACGGCTGCGTGACCGTGGCCGACCGGATCGTCCTGGCCACAGGCGGCACGCCGCGTGCGCTGCCCGTCCCCGGCGGCGACGATCCGGCCGTACACCTGCTGCGCACCTGGGAGGACGCCGAGCGGCTGCGCGAACGCCTGCTGCCCGGTGCCCGGGTGGCCGTGGTCGGCGCCGGGCTGATCGGCGCCGAGACCGCGGCCGTCGCCCTGGCCCTGGGCTGCCAGGTCACCCTCGTCGACCCCGTACCGGTGCCACTGACCGCCGTGGTCGGCGACACCGTCGCGCGCGCCCTGCACGACCGGCACACCGCCGAGGGCATCAAGGTGATCACAGCAGGCGTCGAGCGCATCGAGCGCCGGCCCGGAGGCGTTCTGCTGCACCTCGCCGGATCCGGCGGGGTCGTCGCCGCGGACACGGTGGTGGTCGGCATCGGTATCCGGCCCGCCACGGAACTGGCCGAGGCCGCCGGACTGGCCGTGGACAACGGGATCGTCGTGCAGGACGGTCAGCGCACCTCCCACCCGAACGTCTTCGCCGTCGGCGACGTGGCCCGCCTCGACGGCCATCGCGTGCGGCATGAACACTGGGAGGCGGCCCAGCAGGGCGGCGAGGCCGCCGCCCACGGCATCCTCGGCCGCCCCGTCCCGCAACTCGGTGCGTCCTGGTTCTGGTCCGACCGGCACGGCTCACGCCTGGAGGCGGTCGGGACGATGGCCGCCGCGGAACGGACAGTGCGGCGTGGCTCGCCTGACGGCGGCGCTTTCACTGTCTTCGGCCTGCGGGGCGATCGGGTGGTGGCCGCGGCTGCGATCGACCGAGGCCGGGACATCAAGGGTGCCCGGCGTCTCATCGACCGGGGGGTCGCCGTCGACGCCGAGCGTTTGGCCGACGAGAGCGTCGACTTGCGTGTGCTGCTCCGCTGA